The following are encoded together in the Poseidonibacter lekithochrous genome:
- a CDS encoding flavin reductase family protein: MILDYKDINDLNRYKIMSDTVIPRPIAWIVTEDEGVLNAAPFSYFIPISTNPALVIVAIGEKEAGIPKDSLANILKHKKATICFVNKDNADQVKKCALPLGKEESEIEKFEIDVNAVMDGYPPMISSSQSALLCDYYDTVDVPGVTTPVILELKHQYLEDGRLDERSHVNVDNIGRCGATFKALVDL; encoded by the coding sequence ATGATTTTAGATTATAAAGATATCAACGATTTAAATAGATATAAAATTATGTCAGATACAGTAATACCAAGACCTATTGCTTGGATTGTAACTGAAGATGAAGGTGTATTAAATGCAGCACCTTTTTCATATTTTATACCAATCTCAACTAATCCAGCATTAGTAATTGTTGCAATTGGAGAGAAAGAAGCTGGTATTCCAAAAGACTCACTTGCAAATATTTTAAAACACAAAAAAGCTACTATTTGTTTTGTTAATAAAGACAATGCTGATCAAGTTAAAAAATGTGCACTTCCTTTAGGAAAAGAAGAGAGTGAAATAGAAAAGTTTGAAATAGATGTTAATGCAGTTATGGATGGTTACCCACCAATGATTTCTTCTTCTCAAAGTGCTTTATTATGTGATTACTATGATACAGTTGATGTTCCAGGTGTAACTACTCCTGTAATCTTAGAATTAAAACACCAATATCTTGAAGATGGAAGATTAGATGAGAGATCGCATGTTAATGTTGATAACATAGGTAGATGTGGTGCTACATTTAAAGCTTTAGTTGATTTATAA